In one window of Bacillota bacterium DNA:
- the tmk gene encoding dTMP kinase, translated as MFISRGYLITLEGIDGCGKSTQVSRLQQFLSWQNIPFVSVREPGGTPAGEDIRKILLQNDYPLSLQCELLLYMTARSELADQIIIPALLAGKLVICDRYTDSTLAYQGYGGGADISWIRELNHKVTRGISPDLTFLLDLPVSEAFSRRGNNNDRMEQNDLAYYHRVRDGYLELARMEPHRFIVINASKGIEDQEKLIGGYVKELTNKRLTKEV; from the coding sequence GTGTTTATCTCGCGAGGATACTTAATAACTCTTGAAGGAATTGACGGCTGCGGAAAATCAACCCAGGTTAGCAGGTTGCAGCAATTTCTTTCATGGCAAAATATCCCATTTGTTTCAGTTCGTGAACCGGGTGGAACTCCCGCCGGAGAAGACATCAGGAAAATACTATTACAGAATGATTACCCTCTTTCACTGCAGTGTGAGCTACTCCTCTATATGACCGCACGGTCTGAATTAGCCGATCAGATTATAATTCCTGCTTTGTTGGCCGGCAAACTGGTTATTTGTGATCGCTATACTGATTCTACTCTTGCTTACCAGGGATATGGTGGAGGCGCTGATATTTCTTGGATCCGTGAATTAAATCACAAGGTAACAAGGGGAATTTCTCCAGACCTGACCTTTTTGCTCGATTTGCCGGTTTCCGAAGCTTTTTCCAGAAGAGGTAATAATAATGACAGAATGGAGCAAAATGATCTGGCTTATTACCATAGAGTAAGGGATGGATATCTGGAATTGGCCCGGATGGAACCACATCGCTTTATCGTTATCAATGCCTCTAAGGGAATTGAGGATCAGGAAAAACTGATCGGCGGTTATGTGAAAGAATTGACAAATAAAAGGTTAACAAAGGAAGTTTAA
- the guaB gene encoding IMP dehydrogenase, with protein MIIEINNLIKIRGENNLQADKFAWEGLTFDDVLLVPSRSKILPRDVDISTHLSRNIKLNLPLMSAGMDTVTESRMAIAIAREGGIGVIHRNMPMEKQAEEVDKVKRSEHGVITNPFRLTPEHILNDAAALMERYRISGVPVTVGEKLVGIITNRDLRFEEDYSRPIGEVMTHDKLVTAPEGTTLKEAQEILRHHKIEKLPIVDDQFNLKGLITIKDIEKTIQFPRASKDRNGRLLAAAAVGVGRDAVARAEVLAEAGVNLIVVDSAHGHSQPVLDTVKEIKRLFPDIDLMGGNIATADGARDLIKAGADAIKVGVGPGSICTTRIIAGIGVPQITAVFEAARASREFEIPVTADGGIKYSGDITKALAAGASTVMIGSLLAGTEESPGEFEIFQGRSYKVYRGMGSLGAMKEGSRDRYFQEYEQKLVPEGIEGRVPFRGTVGDMVFQMAGGLRAGMGYCGVANIDELQQKTRFIKISGAGLKESHPHGVQITKEAPNYSF; from the coding sequence ATGATCATTGAAATTAACAACCTGATTAAAATACGGGGGGAGAATAACTTGCAAGCTGACAAATTCGCGTGGGAAGGTCTTACTTTTGATGATGTTCTCCTGGTTCCCTCCCGGTCAAAAATCTTACCTCGGGATGTTGATATATCAACTCATTTAAGCCGAAATATAAAACTGAACTTGCCATTGATGTCAGCAGGTATGGATACGGTTACTGAGTCCAGAATGGCTATTGCCATTGCCCGCGAAGGAGGTATAGGCGTAATTCACCGTAATATGCCCATGGAGAAACAGGCTGAAGAGGTGGATAAAGTTAAACGTTCCGAGCATGGGGTAATCACTAACCCCTTCCGTTTAACCCCAGAACATATTCTTAATGATGCTGCAGCATTAATGGAGAGATACAGAATTTCAGGCGTACCTGTAACTGTTGGTGAAAAGTTGGTCGGTATTATAACCAATCGCGATCTGCGTTTTGAAGAAGATTATTCAAGACCGATTGGAGAAGTAATGACACATGATAAACTGGTAACAGCTCCTGAAGGAACAACCCTCAAAGAAGCACAGGAAATTTTGCGGCACCATAAAATAGAAAAATTACCTATCGTTGATGATCAATTTAATTTAAAAGGATTGATCACAATCAAAGATATTGAGAAAACTATTCAATTTCCACGGGCATCCAAAGACCGCAACGGAAGATTGCTGGCAGCAGCAGCAGTTGGGGTTGGCAGGGATGCTGTCGCCAGGGCCGAGGTACTTGCTGAAGCGGGAGTTAATCTTATCGTCGTCGATTCTGCTCATGGTCATTCCCAGCCGGTTCTTGATACGGTAAAAGAGATTAAAAGGCTCTTTCCTGATATAGATCTTATGGGGGGTAATATTGCTACTGCTGATGGAGCAAGGGATCTGATCAAAGCCGGAGCAGATGCAATTAAGGTAGGAGTCGGTCCGGGTTCAATTTGTACAACCAGGATAATTGCCGGTATCGGAGTTCCTCAAATAACTGCGGTTTTTGAAGCAGCCCGGGCGAGCAGGGAGTTTGAAATACCGGTTACAGCGGATGGTGGAATTAAATATTCGGGAGATATTACTAAAGCCCTGGCAGCTGGAGCTTCGACAGTCATGATTGGAAGCTTGCTGGCTGGAACTGAAGAAAGCCCCGGTGAATTTGAGATATTCCAGGGTCGCAGTTATAAAGTTTACAGGGGTATGGGTTCATTGGGAGCGATGAAAGAGGGATCCCGTGATCGCTACTTTCAGGAATATGAGCAGAAATTGGTTCCGGAAGGGATTGAAGGTAGAGTTCCATTTAGAGGCACTGTTGGTGATATGGTTTTTCAAATGGCTGGTGGTCTGCGGGCCGGGATGGGATATTGTGGTGTGGCCAATATTGATGAGTTACAGCAGAAAACAAGATTTATCAAGATATCCGGCGCCGGATTAAAAGAGAGTCATCCGCACGGAGTTCAAATTACCAAGGAAGCTCCTAACTACAGTTTTTAA
- a CDS encoding alpha/beta hydrolase: MPYIEINSVRCYYSQRNGTGTPILFCHGSGGGHHHWLFQLKNLPDSLEPIAVDLPGHGRSEGPPASNIETYRDWLHQFTESLKLKDFLLAGHSMGGAIAMAYAMKYPDHVLGLVLIGTGCRLKVLPELLSSLKKETMPADFIQYLYGENASDELLNRAREELTATNPVLLYSDLSACNNFNITDKLALIMQPSLVICGSKDLLTPVKYSRFLSDKLPRGEIDIITDAGHMAMIEKPDEVNNSIVLFHNKLHNSGEY; encoded by the coding sequence ATGCCGTATATCGAGATAAATTCGGTACGCTGCTATTACAGCCAAAGAAATGGAACGGGAACGCCGATACTTTTTTGCCATGGCTCAGGTGGAGGACATCACCACTGGCTTTTCCAACTGAAGAATTTACCTGACTCATTAGAGCCTATAGCAGTTGATCTGCCCGGTCATGGTCGCTCGGAAGGCCCACCGGCAAGTAATATTGAAACATACAGAGACTGGCTGCACCAATTTACAGAAAGCTTGAAACTCAAAGATTTTCTGTTAGCCGGCCATTCAATGGGCGGAGCTATTGCTATGGCTTATGCGATGAAATACCCTGATCACGTTTTGGGGCTTGTACTTATCGGCACCGGGTGCCGTTTAAAGGTATTACCTGAATTGCTCAGTTCTCTTAAAAAAGAAACTATGCCAGCTGATTTTATTCAATATCTATACGGGGAGAATGCGTCGGATGAACTGCTCAACCGTGCCAGAGAAGAATTAACTGCTACTAATCCTGTTTTATTATATTCTGATTTATCAGCCTGCAATAATTTTAACATCACTGACAAACTAGCCCTAATAATGCAGCCATCATTGGTAATCTGTGGCAGTAAAGACTTACTGACTCCGGTTAAATACAGCAGATTTCTTAGCGATAAACTGCCCCGGGGAGAAATTGATATAATTACTGACGCGGGACATATGGCAATGATTGAAAAACCCGATGAAGTTAACAATTCAATTGTTCTTTTTCATAATAAATTGCACAATTCGGGGGAATATTAA
- a CDS encoding DUF3786 domain-containing protein translates to MSKKQSFFNLDVTLEHAVKQFSRNVPDKMAEQADVPYDQHDSIHTVRFIDSDYLVQYPSGNVTLKNGEPASTYVAIIILHYMITANGQKLTGRWIAYRHLPGGDIYIDPFNNKAVKPFLRTFGEIPDEYEKSALAMGGTRLSMSGISIMIPVLPRVPICFQLWPGDDEMPASANILFDETASGYLPTEDYAHLPAMVVGAMKNYMKT, encoded by the coding sequence ATGAGCAAAAAACAAAGCTTTTTTAACCTGGATGTCACTTTGGAGCATGCCGTTAAACAGTTTAGCAGGAATGTTCCCGATAAAATGGCTGAACAGGCTGATGTCCCTTATGACCAACATGACTCAATTCATACAGTCCGTTTTATCGATTCAGATTACCTGGTTCAATATCCATCAGGAAATGTAACCTTGAAAAACGGCGAACCCGCTTCCACATATGTTGCAATAATAATTCTACACTATATGATCACAGCAAACGGTCAGAAGCTGACCGGACGTTGGATTGCATACAGGCATTTACCAGGCGGTGATATATATATCGATCCTTTTAACAACAAGGCTGTGAAACCTTTTCTCAGGACTTTCGGAGAAATTCCCGATGAATATGAAAAGTCTGCTCTTGCCATGGGAGGGACCAGGCTCTCAATGAGCGGCATCAGTATAATGATTCCTGTATTGCCGAGAGTGCCTATATGCTTTCAATTATGGCCGGGTGATGATGAAATGCCTGCATCTGCAAATATTCTTTTTGACGAAACAGCTTCCGGTTATCTTCCAACCGAAGATTATGCCCACCTGCCGGCAATGGTAGTTGGAGCGATGAAAAATTATATGAAGACTTAA